From Rutidosis leptorrhynchoides isolate AG116_Rl617_1_P2 chromosome 3, CSIRO_AGI_Rlap_v1, whole genome shotgun sequence, a single genomic window includes:
- the LOC139902731 gene encoding protein LURP-one-related 15-like has protein sequence MANSSSVVCSHEFVAPYQVDLTMVEKLSSITDVNGNILFKVKSKRLSLRDRRVLADHAGNPVLSFHRKFLSVHDRWIAFRGDSSDSKNKIFSVKQSSFIQFKTSLDVFMGYNGNEHVCDFKVIKGSWFGNSCTIYAGNGTTIIAKMSKKHIQ, from the exons ATGGCTAATTCATCCAGTGTGGTCTGTTCTCATGAGTTTGTAGCTCCTTATCAGGTAGATCTAACTATGGTTGAGAAATTATCGTCTATTACTGATGTTAATGGTAACATCCTATTCAAAGTCAAAAGCAAGCGTTTAAGCCTTCGTGATAGACGAGTTTTAGCTGATCATGCTGGTAATCCGGTCCTATCGTTCCATAGAAAG TTTCTAAGTGTTCATGATAGATGGATTGCGTTTAGGGGAGACAGCTCGGATTCAAAAAATAAAATCTTCAGTGTTAAACAATCTTCTTTTATCCAATTCAAGACATCACTTGATGTGTTCATGGGTTATAATGGAAATGAACATGTGTGTGACTTCAAAGTAATTAAAGGCAGCTGGTTTGGTAATTCATGCACCATTTATGCTGGAAATGGCACTACCATTATTGCTAAG